A stretch of the Pan troglodytes isolate AG18354 chromosome 20, NHGRI_mPanTro3-v2.0_pri, whole genome shotgun sequence genome encodes the following:
- the ZNF226 gene encoding zinc finger protein 226 isoform X1, with protein sequence MNMFKEAVTFKDVAVAFTEEELGLLGPAQRKLYRDVMVENFRNLLSVGHQPFKQDVSPIERNEQLWVMTTATRRQGNLGEKNQSKLITVQDRESEEELSCWQIWQQIANDLTRCQDSMINNSQCHRQGDFPYQVGTELSIQISEDENCIVNKADGPNNTGNPEFPILRTQDSWRKTFLTESQRLNRDQQISIKNKLCQCKKGVDPIGWISHHDGHRVHKSEKSYRPNDYEKDNMKISTFDQNSMIHTGQKSYQCNECKKPFSDLSSFDLHQQLQSGEKSLTCVERGKGFCYSPVLPVHQKVHVGEKLKCDECGKEFSQGAHLQTHQKVHVIEKPYKCKQCGKGFSRRSAFNVHCKVHTAEKPYNCEECGRAFSQASHLQDHQRLHTGEKPFKCDACGKSFSRNSHLQSHQRVHTGEKPYKCEECGKGFICSSNLYIHQRVHTGEKPYKCEECGKGFSRPSSLQAHQGVHTGEKSYICTVCGKGFTLSSNLQAHQRVHTGEKPYKCNECGKSFRRNSHYQVHLVVHTGEKPYKCEICGKGFSQSSYLQIHQKAHSIEKPFKCEECGQSFNQSSRLQIHQLIHTGEKPYKCEECGKGFSRRADLKIHCRIHTGEKPYNCEECGKVFRQASNLLAHQRVHSGEKPFKCEECGKSFGRSAHLQAHQKVHTGDKPYKCDECGKGFKWSLNLDMHQRVHTGEKPYKCGECGKYFSQASSLQLHQSVHTGEKPYKCDVCGKVFSRSSQLQSHQRVHTGEKPYKCEICGKSFSWRSNLTIHHRIHVGDKSYKSNRGGKNIRESTQEKKSIK encoded by the coding sequence gagagaaaaatcaaagtaagTTAATTACTGTTCAAGACAGAGAATCAGAAGAAGAGCTTTCTTGTTGGCAAATCTGGCAACAAATTGCAAATGACTTAACCAGGTGTCAAGACTCCATGATCAATAATTCTCAGTGTCACAGACAAGGTGATTTCCCTTACCAGGTAGGGACAGAACTGTCTATTCAAATTTCTGAAGATGAGAACTGTATAGTAAATAAAGCAGATGGTCCCAATAATACTGGGAATCCAGAGTTTCCTATCTTGAGAACCCAGGATTCTTGGAGGAAAACATTCCTGACTGAGTCACAGAGATTGAACAGAGATCAGCAaatttccataaaaaataaattatgtcaaTGTAAGAAGGGTGTTGATCCCATCGGTTGGATTTCACATCATGATGGTCATAGAGTACACAAAAGTGAAAAATCTTATAGACCCAATGATTACGAAAAAGACAACATGAAGATTTCGACATTTGATCAGAATAGCATGATTCACACAGGACAGAAATCGTACCAGTGTAATGAGTGTAAAAAACCCTTCAGTGATCTCTCCAGCTTTGATCTTCATCAGCAGTTACAATCAGGAGAGAAGTCTCTTACATGTGTTGAGCGTGGAAAAGGCTTCTGTTACAGCCCAGTTCTTCCTGTTCATCAGAAAGTACATGTGGGAGAAAAACTTAAGTGTGATGAGTGTGGTAAGGAATTCAGTCAGGGCGCTCATCTACAGACCCATCAGAAAGTCCACGTGATagagaaaccatacaaatgtaaGCAATGTGGGAAAGGTTTCAGTCGTAGATCAGCATTTAATGTTCATTGTAAGGTCCACACGGCAGAGAAACCTTATAATTGTGAGGAGTGTGGGAGGGCCTTCAGTCAGGCCTCTCATCTTCAGGACCATCAGAGACTCCACACTGGGGAGAAGCCATTCAAATGTGATGCATGTGGTAAGAGCTTCAGTCGGAATTCACATCTTCAATCCCATCAAAGAgttcatacaggagagaaaccatacaaatgtgAGGAGTGTGGTAAGGGCTTCATTTGTAGCTCAAATCTTTACATTCATCAGAGAGTCCACACAGGAGAAAAACCCTATAAATGTGAGGAATGTGGTAAAGGTTTTAGTCGGCCTTCAAGTCTTCAGGCCCATCAGGGAGTCCACACTGGAGAGAAGTCATACATATGTACTGTATGTGGGAAAGGCTTTACTCTGAGTTCAAATCTTCAAGCCCATCAGAGAgtccacactggagagaagccatACAAATGCAATGAGTGTGGGAAGAGCTTCAGGAGGAATTCCCATTATCAAGTTCATCTAGTGGtccacacaggagagaaaccctataaatgtgaGATATGTGGGAAGGGCTTCAGTCAAAGTTCGTATCTTCAAATCCATCAGAAGGCCCACAGTATAGAGAAACCTTTTAAGTGTGAGGAGTGTGGGCAGAGTTTCAATCAGAGCTCACGACTTCAGATTCACCAGCTGATCCATACGGGTgagaaaccatacaaatgtgAAGAGTGTGGCAAGGGATTTAGTCGTAGAGCAGATCTTAAAATTCACTGTAGGatccacacaggagagaaaccatATAATTGTGAGGAGTGTGGGAAGGTCTTCAGGCAGGCCTCAAATCTTTTGGCCCATCAGAGAGTCCACAGTGGAGAAAAACCattcaaatgtgaagaatgtgggaaGAGTTTCGGTCGGAGTGCACATCTTCAAGCCCATCAAAAAGTCCACACTGGAGATAAGCCATACAAATGTGATGAGTGTGGGAAGGGCTTCAAGTGGAGCTTGAATCTTGACATGCATCAGAGGGTGCACACAGGAGAAAAACCATATAAATGTGGGGAGTGTGGTAAGTACTTCAGTCAGGCCTCAAGTCTTCAACTTCATCAGAGTGtccacacaggagagaaaccatacaaatgtgatgtgtgtggtaAAGTCTTCAGTCGGTCTTCACAACTACAGTCTCATCAGCGAGTTCACACTGGGGAGAAACCTTATAAATGTGAGATATGTGGTAAGAGCTTCAGTTGGCGATCAAATCTTACAATTCATCACAGAATCCATGTTGGTGATAAATCCTATAAAAGTAATAGGGGTGGTAAGAACATCAGAGAAtccacacaggaaaaaaaatctataaaatga